One genomic segment of Terriglobales bacterium includes these proteins:
- a CDS encoding RNA-binding protein: MKKIFVGNFSFKTTEEDLRKWFSPHGVVESATVVNDRDTGRSRGFGFVEMPNNSEADAAILALNGKDADGRPLTVNEARPKSERPGGFRGGRGGGGGGSSDDYRGHARQRGEPRW; this comes from the coding sequence ATGAAGAAGATTTTTGTTGGAAACTTTTCGTTTAAGACAACCGAAGAAGATCTGCGCAAGTGGTTCAGTCCTCACGGCGTAGTCGAGAGCGCGACCGTGGTCAACGACCGCGATACCGGACGGTCGCGTGGCTTCGGCTTTGTCGAAATGCCGAACAATAGCGAAGCCGACGCCGCCATCCTGGCCTTGAATGGCAAGGATGCCGATGGCCGGCCGCTCACGGTCAACGAAGCACGGCCGAAAAGCGAACGCCCGGGCGGTTTCCGTGGCGGCCGCGGCGGCGGCGGGGGCGGCAGCAGCGACGACTACCGCGGGCATGCCCGGCAGCGCGGCGAGCCCCGCTGGTAA
- a CDS encoding efflux RND transporter periplasmic adaptor subunit, protein MTYRNHFQNRFRKLSVLAVCVMAITAVCLLTGCNKNTAQAAGPGGPGGQRPPAPVVVSTVEQRDIPVQITAIGNVEAYQAVQIRAQVNGQLQRVLFKEGDDVRRGQLLFQLDKAPFQAALAQAEGNLQRDQANAVNAEAQAGRYTALEKQGVISREQADQMRTQAQANASAVNADKAAVDAARVQLRYTDIHAPIDARAGALLINVGNLIKANDTPFLVQLNQVQPIYVTFSIPETQLQAVRQYSAGGQLKVLAYPKGQTSNPAEGKLTFIDNGVDPTTGTVKLKATFVNKDRRLWPGEFVDVVLNLSMHKNAMVVPTKAIQTGQQGSYVYVVDQENTAKPQPVQSTGTFQNLTLVAGGLTPGQRVIVDGQLRVVPNGKVNIQSVVPGAAAGAPNSSTAQPASGVAQAPSPAGGGSQ, encoded by the coding sequence ATGACCTACAGAAATCATTTCCAGAACCGTTTCCGCAAGTTATCCGTGCTCGCTGTGTGCGTAATGGCGATTACCGCGGTTTGCCTGTTGACTGGTTGCAACAAGAACACCGCGCAAGCCGCCGGTCCTGGCGGGCCGGGAGGCCAGCGGCCGCCGGCGCCGGTTGTGGTCTCCACCGTGGAGCAGCGTGACATCCCCGTGCAGATCACGGCCATCGGCAACGTGGAGGCTTATCAGGCGGTGCAGATCCGCGCGCAGGTCAACGGTCAACTCCAGCGCGTGTTGTTCAAAGAAGGCGACGACGTTCGCAGGGGACAATTGCTCTTTCAACTGGACAAGGCCCCTTTTCAGGCTGCGCTCGCGCAGGCCGAAGGCAATCTGCAGCGCGACCAGGCAAATGCGGTGAATGCGGAGGCGCAGGCTGGGCGCTACACGGCATTGGAGAAGCAAGGAGTGATTTCGCGGGAGCAAGCTGACCAGATGCGCACCCAGGCGCAGGCGAACGCTTCTGCTGTCAATGCCGACAAGGCCGCCGTGGACGCTGCCAGGGTGCAACTTCGCTATACCGATATCCATGCGCCGATTGATGCCCGCGCGGGAGCGTTGCTGATCAATGTCGGCAACCTAATCAAGGCTAACGACACGCCGTTCCTGGTTCAGCTCAACCAGGTGCAACCTATCTATGTGACCTTCTCCATTCCCGAGACGCAGCTGCAGGCGGTGCGACAGTACTCTGCCGGCGGGCAGCTGAAGGTGCTCGCCTATCCCAAGGGCCAGACCAGCAATCCGGCGGAGGGCAAGCTGACGTTTATCGATAACGGCGTTGATCCCACCACCGGAACAGTCAAACTCAAGGCCACCTTTGTGAACAAAGACCGGCGCCTGTGGCCGGGCGAATTCGTGGACGTCGTGCTGAATCTTTCCATGCACAAGAACGCGATGGTTGTGCCTACCAAGGCGATTCAGACCGGGCAACAAGGGTCTTACGTATACGTGGTAGACCAGGAAAACACAGCGAAGCCGCAGCCGGTGCAGAGCACGGGCACGTTCCAGAACCTGACCCTGGTGGCCGGTGGGCTCACTCCCGGCCAGCGCGTTATCGTGGATGGACAGTTGCGCGTCGTTCCCAACGGTAAGGTAAATATTCAAAGCGTAGTCCCCGGCGCCGCCGCCGGGGCGCCGAACTCGTCCACCGCACAGCCAGCCTCCGGTGTGGCGCAGGCACCCTCGCCTGCGGGAGGAGGCAGCCAGTGA
- a CDS encoding efflux RND transporter permease subunit, with protein sequence MSISELFIKRPIMTTLVMAAILIFGIFAYTLLPVSDLPNVDFPTIQVIAQLPGASPETMASSVATPLEKQFSTIAGIDSMTSTNALGGTNITIQFNLSRSLDGAALDVQSAISKAASQLPPEMPTPPSFQKVNPADQPILYLAVSSPTLKLSDVDEAAETTMAQNISMVNGVAQVSVFGSQKYAVRVQVDPRALATRQIGIDEVENALKAGNTNTPTGTMYGGVHTFTLLSNGQLQNAAGFGPMIVAYRNGSPVRLNELGRVIDSVQDDKSASWYNGNRAVVLAIQRQPGTNTVEVVNGVKKLLPRLEQQIPASVRIDTLYDRSESIRASVNDVKFTLLLTVALVVMVIFLFLRNISATIIPSFALPMAIIGTFSVMYLLGYSVDNLSLMALTLSVGFVVDDAIVMLENIVRHMEMGKSAMQAAVEGSREIGFTILSMTISLAAVFIPLLFMGGIIGRLLHEFAVTIGVAILVSGFVSLTLTPMLCSRFLKHQEASQHGRFYQATERVFDAWLRGYDWSLKKVLRHKFATLMVSFLVIALTAVLFIQIRTGFLPDEDQGLVFAFTEAQQGISFRDMFDLQQKATNIVRQDPNVMNIISSMGGNPSFGGSLNQGRMFFRLKDKKDRVHHATAMDVIQELRPKLAQLPGINVFLQIPPTIRIGGSLTKSQYQYALQTPDLAELYSTAPKLEAALRNLPLLQDVTSDLQIKNPQLTIQVDRDKAYALGVTPGQVTDALYSAYGTRQVSTIYTPNNEYYVIVELEPQFQNNPAELSWLYIRSNTGKLVPLDTVSKLVPSVGPLTVNHLGQLPAVTLSFNLKPGVALGDATRAVQEQAQKILPGDIVGTFQGTAQAFQQSFTGMGLLLVAAILVIYIILGVLYESFVHPITILSGLPSAGVGALLTLILFHQELNLYSFVGIIMLIGIVKKNAIMMIDFALEAERKEGKSPEDSIYQGALVRFRPIMMTTMAALMGTLPIAVGFGSGADSRRGLGLAVVGGLLFSQLVTLYITPVYYVYLDRLQRRFEEWRDRRKARAVPELDEATLLGHHD encoded by the coding sequence GTGAGTATTTCCGAGCTCTTTATCAAGCGGCCGATCATGACCACGCTGGTCATGGCCGCGATTTTGATATTCGGAATTTTTGCCTACACGCTGCTGCCCGTCAGCGATCTGCCGAACGTGGATTTCCCGACCATCCAGGTGATCGCGCAATTGCCCGGCGCCAGCCCGGAGACGATGGCGTCATCGGTGGCGACGCCGCTGGAAAAGCAGTTCTCCACCATCGCCGGCATCGATTCGATGACCTCGACGAATGCGTTGGGGGGCACCAACATCACGATCCAGTTCAACCTCAGCCGCAGCCTGGACGGCGCCGCGCTTGACGTGCAGTCCGCCATTTCCAAGGCGGCCAGCCAGCTGCCACCGGAGATGCCGACTCCGCCTTCGTTCCAGAAGGTGAATCCCGCCGACCAGCCCATCCTCTATCTCGCCGTCAGTTCGCCGACGCTGAAGCTGTCGGACGTGGATGAAGCCGCTGAAACCACCATGGCGCAGAACATCTCCATGGTGAATGGAGTGGCACAGGTTTCGGTGTTCGGCTCGCAGAAGTATGCCGTCCGCGTGCAAGTGGATCCGCGCGCGCTGGCGACGCGCCAGATTGGCATTGACGAGGTCGAAAACGCTCTCAAGGCCGGCAATACCAACACGCCGACCGGCACCATGTATGGCGGCGTGCACACCTTCACGCTGCTCTCCAACGGCCAGCTGCAGAACGCGGCGGGGTTCGGCCCCATGATCGTTGCTTATCGCAATGGTTCGCCGGTGCGCCTGAATGAGCTCGGGCGGGTGATTGACAGTGTTCAGGACGACAAGAGCGCGAGCTGGTACAACGGCAATCGCGCCGTCGTGCTGGCCATCCAGCGCCAGCCGGGCACCAATACCGTCGAGGTTGTCAACGGTGTCAAGAAGCTGCTCCCGCGATTGGAGCAACAGATTCCGGCTTCGGTTCGCATCGATACTTTGTACGACCGCTCCGAATCCATCCGCGCCTCGGTCAATGACGTCAAGTTCACGCTCCTGCTCACCGTCGCCCTGGTGGTGATGGTGATCTTCCTGTTCCTGCGCAACATCTCGGCCACCATTATTCCGTCGTTCGCCTTGCCCATGGCGATCATCGGCACCTTCTCCGTGATGTACCTGCTCGGCTATAGCGTGGACAACCTGTCGCTGATGGCGTTGACGCTATCGGTGGGATTTGTCGTGGACGACGCCATCGTCATGCTGGAAAACATCGTTCGCCACATGGAGATGGGCAAGAGCGCCATGCAGGCGGCCGTCGAGGGCTCCCGCGAGATCGGCTTCACCATTCTCTCCATGACCATTTCGCTGGCGGCGGTGTTTATCCCGCTGCTGTTCATGGGCGGCATCATCGGACGGCTGCTGCACGAGTTCGCGGTGACCATCGGAGTTGCCATCCTGGTGTCGGGCTTCGTTTCGCTGACCCTCACTCCGATGTTGTGCAGCCGCTTCCTCAAGCACCAGGAAGCGAGTCAGCACGGCCGCTTTTACCAGGCCACGGAGCGCGTCTTCGATGCCTGGTTGCGCGGATATGACTGGTCTCTGAAAAAGGTGCTGCGTCACAAGTTCGCGACCTTGATGGTCTCGTTCCTAGTGATTGCGCTCACCGCCGTACTGTTTATCCAGATCCGAACCGGCTTCCTGCCCGACGAAGATCAGGGCCTGGTGTTCGCCTTCACCGAGGCGCAGCAGGGAATTTCGTTCCGTGACATGTTCGACCTGCAGCAGAAGGCCACCAACATCGTTCGCCAGGACCCGAACGTGATGAACATCATCTCCTCGATGGGCGGCAATCCCTCCTTCGGCGGCTCGCTCAACCAGGGTCGCATGTTCTTCCGCCTTAAGGACAAGAAGGACCGGGTCCATCACGCCACCGCCATGGACGTAATCCAGGAGTTGCGCCCCAAGCTGGCGCAGCTACCCGGCATCAACGTGTTCCTGCAGATTCCCCCGACCATCCGTATCGGCGGCAGCCTGACCAAGTCGCAATACCAGTACGCCTTGCAGACGCCCGATTTGGCGGAACTTTATTCCACCGCACCCAAGCTGGAAGCCGCCCTGCGCAACCTTCCTTTGTTGCAGGACGTGACCAGCGACCTGCAGATCAAGAACCCGCAGCTAACCATCCAGGTGGATCGCGACAAGGCGTACGCACTGGGCGTCACTCCCGGCCAGGTCACCGACGCGCTTTATTCCGCTTACGGCACACGCCAGGTCAGCACCATCTACACTCCCAACAACGAGTACTACGTGATCGTGGAGCTGGAACCACAGTTCCAGAACAATCCTGCTGAGCTGTCGTGGCTCTACATTCGTTCCAACACAGGGAAGCTGGTGCCGCTCGACACCGTCTCCAAGCTGGTGCCGTCAGTCGGCCCACTGACAGTCAATCACCTGGGGCAGTTGCCGGCCGTAACCCTGAGCTTCAACCTGAAACCGGGCGTGGCGCTGGGCGATGCCACTCGCGCGGTGCAGGAGCAGGCGCAGAAGATTCTCCCCGGCGATATTGTTGGGACTTTCCAGGGTACGGCGCAGGCTTTCCAGCAGTCATTCACCGGGATGGGGCTGCTGCTGGTGGCAGCGATCCTGGTGATTTACATCATCCTCGGCGTTCTCTACGAGAGCTTCGTTCACCCCATCACGATTCTTTCCGGACTACCCTCCGCCGGTGTGGGCGCGCTGCTGACGCTGATTCTGTTCCACCAGGAATTGAACCTGTATTCCTTCGTTGGCATCATCATGCTGATCGGCATCGTGAAAAAGAACGCCATCATGATGATTGATTTCGCGCTCGAGGCCGAGCGCAAGGAAGGGAAGTCGCCGGAAGATTCCATTTACCAGGGAGCGCTGGTCCGTTTCCGCCCCATCATGATGACGACGATGGCGGCCCTGATGGGTACGCTGCCGATCGCCGTCGGTTTCGGCTCCGGAGCCGACTCGCGTCGCGGTCTCGGACTGGCGGTCGTCGGCGGATTGCTCTTCTCGCAACTGGTGACGCTCTACATCACGCCCGTGTATTACGTCTATCTCGATCGCTTGCAGCGGCGCTTTGAGGAGTGGCGCGACCGCCGCAAAGCTCGTGCTGTCCCTGAACTGGACGAAGCGACGCTGCTAGGACATCACGACTGA